The stretch of DNA ACGCCAGTTCGTTCACGTTCGGGCATGTGAATACGTCTAGCATTCTTGGACCGTTTCCCAACAATTTTGCGAAGGCTGCGCATACGGACCGCTGGATGCTGAAACCGAGCGAGTATCGCAATCAGATTTGGAATTGGATGAATGGTGTGACTGGGGGAACGGCCGCGCGTTTAACAAGCGAACGCAGTCTTGATGCAAACCCCGGATCTGAATTGGATTTTAAGTCAATGATTGGGCGAGTGCTGGAGTCAGCAAAGTTCATTGACGAAGACTTCTACATTTGGGGTGGAAGCATGGTGCGAGACGCCGACGGTAAGTGCCACTTGCTGTATAGCCGATGGCTTCGTGAGCTTGGACACAACGCGTGGGTTACGCATTCCGAAATTGCTCACGCCGTTGCTGATGAGCCGCTTGGCCCTTACCAACATGTTGACGTCGCCCTTCCCGCGCGAGGACCTGAGTACTGGGATGGCATGTGCACTCATAACCCCACGGTGCACGAGTTCGATGGCAAGTACTACCTTTACTACATGGGGAACTTTGGCGACGGCAACGCTACTAAGAAACTCAATTCGATCCATCGCAATAACCAACGCATCGGTGTTGCGGTCGCCGATCATCCGTCTGGACCTTGGAAACGTTTTGATAAGCCGCTGATCGATATTACGCCCGAACCTGGCGCTCATGACGAGCTTATGACGAGCAACCCGTCGATACTGCGACGGTCCGATGGAATGTACGTCCTGATCTACAAAGCGGTCGGAACGAAAGGACCGCTTCCGTTCGGTGGACCCGTCATTCACTTAGCGGCAACATCCATGTCACCGACGGGGCCGTTCGTCAAAGAAATGAAGCCACTGTTTACGGCGCCGGGCGTAAAGTTTCCCGCCGAGGATCCTTACGTTTGGTCGGATGGAGAACGATGTTGGGCGATCGTCAACGACCACAAAGGTCATTTCAACCAAACCGGTGAAGATTCGCTAGCACTATTCACGTCCCCGGATGGTTTAGACTGGGACGTTGCGTCGAATCCGTGGGTGTTACAGCGGAAGTTAACCTGGGCCGATGGAACCGAACAATCGTTTCATCGCCTCGAACGTCCGCAGCTTTGGCTAGAAGACGGTGTGCCGAGCGTATTGTTCTGTGCTGCCGAGGAAACCAAAGAGATGGCTCATTCATTCAACGTACACATTCCACTCCTTCCCAAGAATTCGGATCCGAAAAATGGCAATTGATAATGTTCAAAGCGTTTCGACAACGTCCGCCACACTAGCGGGAACAGCAGACTCGCGACGTCGGTTTTTGAAGCAGGCTGCCGTCGCCGGCGCCGCTGTGATGAATCCGTATGTCTGGACCAGCCATTCCGCCAGGGCAGCGGACGCCAATAGTAAACCGACCATTGCCGCGATTGGCGTCGGCGGCAGTCGTGGTCGTTACAACCAAGGCCGTGCAATCGCGAACAGCGCATCGAAGTACGGGCAGATGATCGCGGTATGTGACGTCGATGCGTTGCACAACGACGAATTCAACGCCGCTTACGATGGAAAGCTCAACAGGTACCAGGATTACCGCAAACTATTCGAGAAGGAAAAGCCTGATGTCGTCACGATTGGTACTCCCGATCACTGGCACGTTCCCATCGCCTTGCACGCGTTGGCGCACGGCGCAGACGTGTATTGCGAAAAGCCACTTACGTTGACCATTGAAGAGGGGGAATTGATTCGCAAAGCGGCAGAGGAATCTGATCGCGTGTTTCAGGTTGGCACGATGCAACGGAGTTGGGACCTCTTCATGTATGCAACCGCAATCGTCCGAAGCGGACGGATCGGGCAGGATGTGAAGGCTCATTGTGCGATTGATCCGGCTCCAACCGGCGGGCCGTTTGATACTGCGGCGGTTCCCGAAGGTCTGGATTGGGATCTATGGTTAGGCCCAACCGCGAAAAAGGACTACTGCGAGGAACGCCGTCGTTTCTTTCGCTGGTATCTCGAATATTCCGGCGGCAAGATGACCGATTGGGGCGCTCACCATGTTGATATCGCACAATGGGCATTGGGGCTTGATCACACTCCTGTCGAGCGTGTGTCGGGTTCTGGAAAAATGACGCCGATCGTTCCTGACGACTTCAATTGGAAGAAGTTCCTTGACGGCGAAGCTGATCTACCCAACGGCTATAACGCTGCTACGGAATTCCACATCAATCTGGACTTCGAAGGTGGGCGAGCGATTTCGGTCAATCATGAATACGAGTCAGGGACTACTAAGTTCGGCAACGGAATTCTGTTTGAAGGCGACAAGGGAAGGATCTTTGTCAATCGTGCCAAACTACAAGGGTCACCGATCAAAGATATCTTTGGCGACAACCTAGAGAAGAAGTATCAGGCGGATGGTTCCGCTACGGACAATTTTCAGGAGTGCTTCGCCCGAGTGGACGATGCGACACGAGATGAGTTCACGGCAGCTTTTACCAAGCTCAACAAGGGCAAGCCAGTTACGAATCATATGAAAAACTTCTTCACCTGCATCGAAGATCGATCGGAACCCATGTCTGACGTCTCCAGTCACGTCAATTCGATGAACTCGCTGCACATGTGCAACATCATGTTGATGCTGGGGCGTGACCTGAAGTGGGATGGTAAGACACGCGACTTTGGAAGCGATGATCAAGCCAATGCATTGATGGGGCGAAAGCGTCGCAAAGGTTTCGAGTTGAACGCTTGATCGCTTCGTCTGCGGCTATTTAATAAGCCAAATCGGTTTGGCTAAGTTTGTATTGCAGGTCGACGTGATTTCGCTGTTCGTCGTTTTTGTATCTGGACAGGGCGGTTGTAATCTGTGTTGACCTTCGTCGGCAGCGATGAGGAAAGAGAACGCGATCGGCAGTTCACATCACCGAGAGCAACTTTTGCTCACTTGCAGAAGTTCTAAGATCGCTTGGTCTCCGATCCGAGCTAGCGGACCATTGATGCAAGGTTAGACATCGATCACTCACTTCCTTTGCCCATCGACTTTCTGTGCGCACCGGTTATCGGTGTGCGTCGAACATCGGGAACCGTACCCTCGGTTCTCAACTACTACTTTGAACAAACCATCATTATGAAAATAGTTCTTTACTTCGCGATGATCATCACCGCGACGGTTGCCTCGCAAGCTCACGCGTTGGATCGTCCCAACATCATTCTCGTTTTCGCCGATGATATCAGTGCACGAGAACTGCCGTTGTATGGTTCATCGGTCTGGAGTCCTCCCACTGGTGGCAACACCTCGGATGTCGCCTTTCGAGCCAACACTCCAGCATTGGACCAGATGGCAAATGAAGGCTGCTGGGTTGAGACGGCTTGGGCGTCGGTCGTTTGTTCGCCCAGTCGCGCCATGATGATGACTGGTCGCTATGCACATCGACATAAATGGTGGAATAACAAAGATAAGGGACGCTACCTCGATGCCAAAGGGAAGCCCACAGTATGGCCACTCTACGAAAGTTCTCCCGTTCTTATTGGTCATGTCGCCCAGCGTGCTGGCTATGCGACGTATTGGGCGGGAAAAACTCAAATGGCCGGTGACCTTCGTAGGTTTGGTTTTGATCAGGGCTGCTTCACGCCCGGTGAACTTTCGGACAAAGACAACCCGTACACCGACTTCAAGATGTACGAAAAGAAGGTTGATGGAACGAAGTTGCTATTCAATTCGGACACGGATCAGCAGATTGACAGCTACCTGCAACACGGTTGGTATTGGAAACCCCACGTTCGTTTGATGAAGCATGCTGGAAACAGGAATGGATTTCAGTGGTGGCCTCATACTTTGGAATCCCAAGCAGAATTTGGTTTGAACACTTACGGTCCCGACGTTGAACTCGATTTCATTTTCGACTTTATGGAACGTCAACAAGCCGATGGCAAGCCGTTCTTCATCTACCACACTTCGCACCTCGGGCACGATGCCTTCGATTGGCTGCATCCGGAATCTAAATCCAAATGGCCCGGGACTCCCGTGGTTCACTGGGATGGGAAAGGCTACACGCGGGATCAGCCAAGTGTCACAGGCGACGAGGGCGTGTACGACGATCATGGCACCATCACAAGTCCTGGGATTCACCACCATGTGAATTACCTGGACTATCAAATGTGGCTCTACCGCAACAAGCTGACGGAAATGGGGATCGCCGATAACACAGTGTTGATCTTCTGCGCTGATAATGGCACTAGCGGATACGGAAAGAACAGTTCGGATCGTCAGAAAGGAACGCACGTACCGCTGATCATTCTAGCGCCCGGCATGACAAAGCAAGGCCGGCAGGATGTGTTGGTCAATATGTCCGATATGCTTCCCACGATCGCGGAAATGACGGGCGGGAACGTCCCTAGCGACTACGAGGTCAATGGTGAAAGTCTCGTCCCATTCTTGTACACCGATAAGTCGTCGCATCGTGAATGGGTGTACGGGTACAACGGCGACGACCAAATCATTCGAGGCGACTTGGTGATGAAAGATGGCAAAGGAAAATGGTGGGACGTTTCAACTCAGCCTGACGACCTGATCAGCTTCCCTGAAATAAAAGACTGGTCCGAAGTAAGCGAAGCTCATCGGACCCAACGTGATGAATTGCTGGCCGTATTGCCGCAGTTCGATTTGCATGCGAGCGAACATGATGCTCCGGGGATTGAGTTGCCAGCTTTGGCAGCCAAGCCGAAGAAACAGAGGTCGAGAACGAAGAATCCCGCTGGCAAGGCATCAAAAGCCAAAGTTTCAAGCGGCGCCGGCGAGCGGAAATCATTGTTCTCGGACAATTTCGATGGACGCGAACTTCCGGGGGACGACTACACAATCGCGAGGAGTGCCGAGGGAGCGTGGACGATCAGTGATGGCGTGCTCTACGGTCGCCAAACCAACGACGACCACGGCGCGGTGATACGCAAACACATGGACTTTAAGGATATCGATATCGAATTCGACTTCCGGTTTAACGGGGGAACTCGCTTCAATTTTGTGCTCGACGATCAAAACGAAAAGTCAGTGCACGCTGGTCACATTTGTCGGGTATCCCTGACGCCCAAGAGAATCTCGATCAGTGACGACAAAAATGGCTCGATGAACCTTGAAGTGCGAAAGCAACGCCAAGACAAGAATTTGAACGCCGATGCGAAAGCCAGCTTGCAGACAGTCCTCGCTGCGACTCAGGCTTCTGCGGCTGTTCAACTCGACGAAGGAAAATGGCATCACGCCAGAATTCAGTTGAAAGGCGACACCTTGTCGGCGTTTATTGACGGAAGCGAAATCACTCGATTGAAGTCGCCTGGGATCGACCATCCCACAAAAACGAAATTCGGAATGACCGTCAATGGATCGTCCATCGACTTTGACAATCTCAATGCCTTCTTAGTGCCGCGTTGATAGTTTGCGGTGATGCGAGATGGGTTGTGCGTGAGAAGCTTGGTGTTACCGCAATTGGTGCTTTCGTCGCTCGTGAAGAAAGAAGCGGTACTTGGTGAACGACTGTTGCTGGATTCAATTCGTTCTGCATGAAGTTGGAAAGGCTCTTGTTGTCTATTGAGATCTTGATTCAACGTGATGCGATGCGATGCGATGCTGCGAGCTTGATTACCGAACGCTAAAACGAAGAGGCGTCACGCTGCGTCTTTCGGTGATGACCCTATATTGGCCCCCATGACATTCCCTAATCATTTCATAAGCGAACTCATGAAAGTTATCCTCGCACTCCTTTTCGCTTTGGCAATTGTCGCGGTCGATTGTTGGGCCAGCGAGCGGCCTAACATCGTCTTGATCATGGCCGATGACATGGGTTACGCCGATACCGGGTTCACCGGCGCTACGGACATTGAAACTCCCAACCTTGATGCACTCGCCGCATCCGGGGTCACGTTTACCAACGGGTACGTGACGCATCCCTATTGCGGTCCCAGTCGAGCTGGATTGCTATCTGGTCGTTATCAGCAACGATTTGGATTCGAGACCAATCCGGCGTATGACCCTAGCAACCCATACGTGGGCATTGATCCAAGCGAGACTTTGTTTCCCGCTAAGTTGCAAAAGGCAGGTTATCGAACGGGAATCATTGGGAAGTGGCACCTCGGCGCTGCGACTCCTTTTCATCCCAACCATCGCGGTTTCGATTACTTCTACGGGTTTCTGGGTGGTGGTCACGATTACTTCAAAATTGATCTTCGACAACCCGTTAAAGAAGGGTACTTGCAGGCCCTTGAACGCAACGGGAAGCCGGCCGAGTTTGATGGCTATCTGACGACCGCACTTTGCGACGATGCGGTCGACTTCATTGAGTCCAGCAAAGGCGACCCATTTTTTTTGTATCTCGCGTTTAACGCCCCCCATGCACCGCTTCAGGCGCCAGCCGAGGCGATTGCTAAGTACTCCACGATCAAGGATCGCAAACGACGACTTTACGCGGCGATGGTTGATGTGATGGATGCGGGAATAGGAAAGGTGATCGAAGCCCTTGAGGCGAATGACGTCCGAGAAAACACGCTCGTATTCTTCCTTAGCGATAA from Rubripirellula amarantea encodes:
- a CDS encoding glycoside hydrolase family protein — protein: MTNFKLFERIAFPVIFLPMSLVVAEDIRIDKFASQSLAVPELSDGVPAAGKRVAVTPPEYEGTDVFHTLYLPATWKPDGKQLPIIFEYTGNFFAKSGSTGKPEDAALGFGLSAGQYIWVSLPYINKTGDGNEVTWWGDEDATVEYAKRNVPRIIQQYGADPSAVILCGFSRGAIGVNYLGLHDDEISGLWTAFLTHDHFDGVKEWGTKWGSPLDRYRADATTRLQRVGNRPYWVSQNGSDQSSEQFIRSSVTDASSFTFGHVNTSSILGPFPNNFAKAAHTDRWMLKPSEYRNQIWNWMNGVTGGTAARLTSERSLDANPGSELDFKSMIGRVLESAKFIDEDFYIWGGSMVRDADGKCHLLYSRWLRELGHNAWVTHSEIAHAVADEPLGPYQHVDVALPARGPEYWDGMCTHNPTVHEFDGKYYLYYMGNFGDGNATKKLNSIHRNNQRIGVAVADHPSGPWKRFDKPLIDITPEPGAHDELMTSNPSILRRSDGMYVLIYKAVGTKGPLPFGGPVIHLAATSMSPTGPFVKEMKPLFTAPGVKFPAEDPYVWSDGERCWAIVNDHKGHFNQTGEDSLALFTSPDGLDWDVASNPWVLQRKLTWADGTEQSFHRLERPQLWLEDGVPSVLFCAAEETKEMAHSFNVHIPLLPKNSDPKNGN
- a CDS encoding Gfo/Idh/MocA family protein, whose amino-acid sequence is MAIDNVQSVSTTSATLAGTADSRRRFLKQAAVAGAAVMNPYVWTSHSARAADANSKPTIAAIGVGGSRGRYNQGRAIANSASKYGQMIAVCDVDALHNDEFNAAYDGKLNRYQDYRKLFEKEKPDVVTIGTPDHWHVPIALHALAHGADVYCEKPLTLTIEEGELIRKAAEESDRVFQVGTMQRSWDLFMYATAIVRSGRIGQDVKAHCAIDPAPTGGPFDTAAVPEGLDWDLWLGPTAKKDYCEERRRFFRWYLEYSGGKMTDWGAHHVDIAQWALGLDHTPVERVSGSGKMTPIVPDDFNWKKFLDGEADLPNGYNAATEFHINLDFEGGRAISVNHEYESGTTKFGNGILFEGDKGRIFVNRAKLQGSPIKDIFGDNLEKKYQADGSATDNFQECFARVDDATRDEFTAAFTKLNKGKPVTNHMKNFFTCIEDRSEPMSDVSSHVNSMNSLHMCNIMLMLGRDLKWDGKTRDFGSDDQANALMGRKRRKGFELNA
- a CDS encoding sulfatase-like hydrolase/transferase produces the protein MPIDFLCAPVIGVRRTSGTVPSVLNYYFEQTIIMKIVLYFAMIITATVASQAHALDRPNIILVFADDISARELPLYGSSVWSPPTGGNTSDVAFRANTPALDQMANEGCWVETAWASVVCSPSRAMMMTGRYAHRHKWWNNKDKGRYLDAKGKPTVWPLYESSPVLIGHVAQRAGYATYWAGKTQMAGDLRRFGFDQGCFTPGELSDKDNPYTDFKMYEKKVDGTKLLFNSDTDQQIDSYLQHGWYWKPHVRLMKHAGNRNGFQWWPHTLESQAEFGLNTYGPDVELDFIFDFMERQQADGKPFFIYHTSHLGHDAFDWLHPESKSKWPGTPVVHWDGKGYTRDQPSVTGDEGVYDDHGTITSPGIHHHVNYLDYQMWLYRNKLTEMGIADNTVLIFCADNGTSGYGKNSSDRQKGTHVPLIILAPGMTKQGRQDVLVNMSDMLPTIAEMTGGNVPSDYEVNGESLVPFLYTDKSSHREWVYGYNGDDQIIRGDLVMKDGKGKWWDVSTQPDDLISFPEIKDWSEVSEAHRTQRDELLAVLPQFDLHASEHDAPGIELPALAAKPKKQRSRTKNPAGKASKAKVSSGAGERKSLFSDNFDGRELPGDDYTIARSAEGAWTISDGVLYGRQTNDDHGAVIRKHMDFKDIDIEFDFRFNGGTRFNFVLDDQNEKSVHAGHICRVSLTPKRISISDDKNGSMNLEVRKQRQDKNLNADAKASLQTVLAATQASAAVQLDEGKWHHARIQLKGDTLSAFIDGSEITRLKSPGIDHPTKTKFGMTVNGSSIDFDNLNAFLVPR
- a CDS encoding sulfatase-like hydrolase/transferase, with the protein product MKVILALLFALAIVAVDCWASERPNIVLIMADDMGYADTGFTGATDIETPNLDALAASGVTFTNGYVTHPYCGPSRAGLLSGRYQQRFGFETNPAYDPSNPYVGIDPSETLFPAKLQKAGYRTGIIGKWHLGAATPFHPNHRGFDYFYGFLGGGHDYFKIDLRQPVKEGYLQALERNGKPAEFDGYLTTALCDDAVDFIESSKGDPFFLYLAFNAPHAPLQAPAEAIAKYSTIKDRKRRLYAAMVDVMDAGIGKVIEALEANDVRENTLVFFLSDNGGPQSSKQQPGKWNGSSNAPFRDGKGSLYDGGVHVPFIASWPRRIEKGTVYNQPVISLDIAATAVALASDRLTAMENMEGVNLIPRLTGDDNASSREFLYWRESGVRWSILNANRTKHVLESPNGKPEMFHLPADRSEQNDRADVEKELALQLHEQWLAWNKLNVDSRIESYRKYHEVRDQFFLDSIPEKAKEQGYSPTPIRTLK